A single region of the Indicator indicator isolate 239-I01 chromosome 3, UM_Iind_1.1, whole genome shotgun sequence genome encodes:
- the TMEM168 gene encoding transmembrane protein 168, translating into MCRSLRYCVSHCLYAAMTRLEEANKEVNMHSSVRYLGYLARFNLLVAICMGLYVRWEKTADALILVIFILGLFVLGIASILYYYFSMETASLSLSNLWFGFLLGLLCFLNDSAFKTDVKEEATKYLLLSAIVLRILCALVERICGCVHHRPTLLTTVEFLELVGFAIASTTMLVEKSMSIILLVIALAVLIIDLRMKSFLAIPNLVIFGAIASLLFFPSLHIPTNPFALACFFSCLISDPLLDVYFSGLSVTERWKPYLFRGKFCRRLSVILVGAIELIFFTLAAFKLRDLDLWYFVIPGFSIFGIFWMICHVIFFITLWGFHTKLNDCHKVYYTHRAEDNSLDRVMASKGMRHFCLISEQLVFFSLVATAVLGAVSWQPTNGIFMSAFLIVLPLESMAHGLFHELGNCLGGTCVGYAVVIPTNFCSPDGQPTLLPPEHVQELNLRSTGMLNAIQRFFAYHMIETYGCDYSTSGLTFDTLHSKIKSFLELRTADGPRHDTYILYYSGHSHSTGEWALAGGDALRLDTLLEWWREKNGTFCSRLIIVLDCENSQPWVKEVRKVNDQYVAVQGAEMARVVDVEEADPPQLGDFTRQWVEYNCNPDSNISWSEKGRTVKAVYGVSKRWSDYTLHLPTGSDVTKHWMMYFPRITYPLVHLANWFCGLNLFWVCKACFRCLKRLKMSWFLPTVLDTGQGFKLVKS; encoded by the exons ATGTGTAGGTCACTGCGTTACTGTGTTAGTCATTGTCTCTATGCAGCAATGACAAGGCTAgaagaagcaaacaaagaagTGAACATGCACTCCTCAGTCAGATATCTTGGCTATCTTGCCAGATTCAACCTACTGGTGGCCATTTGCATGGGCCTGTATGTCAGATGGGAAAAAACTGCAGATGCACTGATTTTGGTAATATTTATTCTGGGACTCTTTGTTCTTGGAATTGCCAGCATACTGTACTACTATTTTTCAATGGAAACAGCAAGTCTGAGCCTCTCCaatctttggtttggttttttgcttggccttctctgttttcttaatGATTCTGCCTTCAAAACAGATGTGAAAGAAGAAGCTACTAAATATTTGCTCCTCTCTGCCATTGTTTTAAGAATATTATGCGCTTTGGTTGAGAGAATTTGTGGTTGTGTCCATCATCGACCGACTCTACTGACAACAGTTGAATTTTTGGAGCTAGTTGGATTTGCAATTGCCAGCACAACTATGCTGGTAGAAAAATCTATGAGCATTATTCTATTAGTCATAGCTTTGGCTGTGCTGATAATTGACTTACGTATGAAATCTTTTTTGGCAATACCAAATTTGGTAATTTTTGGAGCCATTGCGTCCCTACTGTTTTTCCCATCACTGCATATCCCCACAAATCCATTTGCCTTGGCCTGTTTCTTCAGCTGCCTGATTTCTGATCCCCTTCTCGACGTTTACTTCAGTGGACTTTCAGTTACTGAGCGATGGAAGCCCTACTTATTTCGTGGTAAATTTTGCAGAAGGCTTTCTGTCATCTTAGTTGGAGCCATCGAGCTAATCTTTTTCACTCTTGCAGCCTTTAAACTGCGTGATTTGGATCTCTGGTATTTTGTGATACCTGGCTTTTCTATTTTTGGAATTTTCTGGATGATCTGTCACGTGATTTTTTTTATAACTCTCTGGGGATTTCACACAAAACTCAATGACTGTCACAAGGTATACTATACCCACCGTGCAGAAGACAACAGCCTTGACAGAGTTATGGCATCTAAAGGAATGCGTCACTTCTGCTTAATTTCGGAGCAGCTGGTATTTTTTAGCCTTGTCGCCACGGCTGTTTTGGGGGCTGTTTCTTGGCAG ccAACCAACGGGATCTTCATGAGTGCATTTCTCATCGTTCTGCCTCTGGAGTCCATGGCTCATGGGCTTTTCCATGAGCTGGGAAACTGCTTGGGAGGAACGTGTGTTGGATATGCCGTTGTGATTCCCACCAACTTTTGCAG tcCTGATGGTCAACCAACTCTTCTTCCACCTGAGCACGTGCAAGAGTTAAATCTGAGGTCTACTGGCATGCTTAATGCTATCCAAAGATTTTTTGCATATCACATGATTGAGACATATGGTTGTGACTACTCTACAAGCGGACTGACCTTTGATACCCTTCACTCCAAGATCAAGTCTTTTCTTGAACTTCGGACAGCAGATGGACCCAGACATGATACCTACATTTTATATTACAGTGGTCACTCACACAGCACTGGCGAATGGGCACTGGCAG GGGGTGATGCTTTACGACTTGACACGCTGTTGGAGTGGTGGAGAGAAAAGAATGGCACTTTTTGTTCCCGACTCATCATCGTTTTAGACTGTGAGAACTCTCAGCCTTGGGTTAAAGAAGTAAGAAAAGTCAATGACCAGTATGTTGCTGTGCAAGGAGCAGAAATGGCCAGAGTCGTAGATGTCGAGGAAGCAGACCCTCCACAGCTTGGTGACTTCACCAGGCAATGGGTTGAGTATAACTGTAATCCTGACAGCAACATCAGCTGGTCTGAAAAGGGCCGTACGGTGAAAGCGGTGTATGGTGTGTCAAAGCGTTGGAGTGACTACACCTTGCACTTGCCAACGGGAAGCGACGTTACCAAACACTGGATGATGTACTTCCCACGCATCACCTATCCATTGGTACATTTGGCAAACTGGTTTTGTGGTCTCAATCTCTTCTGGGTCTGTAAAGCATGCTTTAGGTGTttgaaaagactgaaaatgaGTTGGTTTCTTCCCACGGTGCTGGACACAGGACAAGGTTTCAAACTTGTAAAATCCTAA